The Lacticaseibacillus rhamnosus DNA window TTAGCGGCGGTGGCTTTATTTGCCTGATCGACTAATTTTTCCAATAACCCGACGACTAATTCGATATTTGCTGCAGGAGTCGGGCGCAAGTTGCCGCGTAAGTATGCATGGGCCGGAATGGTGTTGACTTGATCGCCGCCTTTGATCACGGTAATGGAGTGGCGGAATGGACCGAGGTCAGGATCATCAGGGGCCTGATCAAAGGCGTGCGGTTCGCGAGTAGCAAATGCCACCAACCCTTCAATTGCGTTAACGCCTTTTTCCGGCCGGGAGCTGTGGACGGAAACGCCTTCGCTGTCAATTTCGTAGTTAACCGTTCCGCCGTGTGCGTATTTTAGCAATTTGTTCGTTGGTTCGCCTACCACGAGTCCGGCTAAGTCATCGGCATAACCTTGTTCGGTGAGTTGGCGCGCTCCCATTGCACCAAACTCTTCACCGACCGTGGCCATGAAACGCAGCGGATGGGCAAAGCCGCTTTGCTTAAGGTGGATCAGTGCCAAGGTCATGGCTGCTAGACCACTTTTCATATCATCGGTGCCGCGACCGTACATGGTGTTGTTCACGATCTTTCCGGAAAAAGGCGGATAGGTCCAGGCGTTCTCATCGCCGGGACTCACCACGTCTTCATGGCCGGTGAAGCCTAATACGCGGTCACCGTGATTGAGCTGGGCAACTAAATTGAC harbors:
- a CDS encoding ArgE/DapE family deacylase, which translates into the protein MTDPIAFLQKLIQIDSANGNELAVARVLQAELEAADIPTKLIPYKDDRVNLVAQLNHGDRVLGFTGHEDVVSPGDENAWTYPPFSGKIVNNTMYGRGTDDMKSGLAAMTLALIHLKQSGFAHPLRFMATVGEEFGAMGARQLTEQGYADDLAGLVVGEPTNKLLKYAHGGTVNYEIDSEGVSVHSSRPEKGVNAIEGLVAFATREPHAFDQAPDDPDLGPFRHSITVIKGGDQVNTIPAHAYLRGNLRPTPAANIELVVGLLEKLVDQANKATAANLTLNVLHRFLPVHSDKNGHLVTTANEAIAAVTGKPAELAVAFGGTDASEFIRSDNQFDVIVYGPGDNHFSHQIDEHVDLDSYTTAIKTYEEIAKRFFA